TGCTAGCTATAACTACATGACACTACATTGAGTGACTGTAtacataaatggcagccaaaaaatcatgttggttttgaggagaggggaaaacctgaGTACCACAGGGAAAAACCTctgatgacaataataataacaatattgttgttattattattattattattattattattatgaatattttatttatttactttatgTTCATGTAGTCAAATAACAGATCAGACCaggatttctttttatttaaatttatatttaataGAAGGAAGACCTTTATCTCATGTCTTGTCCACAGTGTACTGACACATGTATATTCAATATGATTTTGAGAAACGAGAAAATCAACTTGGCTTACTAATAGGGTACAATGTATACATTATTTAACATCTATGTTGTTTTGTGTCTGCAGGTTCAGAAGGAGTAATCGCATATTTGCAGGCTTGTGGTTTGGAAAAGGGAAGCCTCATTTTCCAACTTTTTTGCAACCCTTTTCCATTGCTATACGTGAACTTCACTACAAAGGTACAGTAACTCATGCACCTGCAGTAAATATTATGTTGATAAATGGAATAAGTTACTTAGAAGACAGCAACATATCTTAGCTTATTATAGAAAAAACCTTAACTATCATATACATTCaattaaaacatattttgcaaCTCCTATGCAGGTGTgcagctgaaaaattcagtgacCATTAAAGCCATGTTTCTTGAGATGACAGTTGCCGCCCCAGCACGTGCCATGTGGCAAGCTATCAAACAGTTTAATGGTTATTCTGGTTGTGGACACTGTAAAGAGACAGGAGAGCATCTTGATCTTGGCCCTGGTAAAAAGAACAGCAGACGTGGGTGTCATGTGTACCCATTTAATAAAAACTTTGCTTCCACAACAGGACATGCAGGAATCAGGAACCACGAGGAGGTGAAAGAACAAGCCCTTGAGGCATTAAAGCAACGAAGTCAAGGCAAAAGGAATGTAAGTATAAACTCTATAGCACCAGTAGAGTGTCCGCCTTAcactcctgggcccggttgttcgaaagccgattagcttaatccaggattagcgtaaacttttgtttcatgttttcaactttttggtgaaaggttgttttgcttatttttgtttttcaagattgacttcttctaatgtaatgttttgccaaatatcaacgttgaacagcatttagtagtggagtaataaactccttggttaatgtttaatctgggattagcgttaattggcttttgaacaaccgggccctggacaAAATTATCAGTACTAGCTGTCTGACGTGAGGACAGTGTTgatgtattaatttattttagtttGCAGTTGAAGGTGTTGTCGGTTTATCATGGGGATTTGGTCTACCATCGTATGACGTTGTGAGAGGAACAGTGGTTGACTACATGCACTGCGTGTGTGAAGGTGTTATTGACCAACTTTTGGCACAGTGGCTTGATAAATCCAATTCAAAGAAAGCCTTCTATTTGGGTTCTGTAGTAGAGAAGATAAGCCAAGAGTTGACTGCAATAACCCCAACTTGTGATGTTACTCGTACTCCAAGAAGTTTGGCAGATGTCAAAGACTGGAAAGGTACACTAGTTAAAGTAAAATCATGTTGGTTGTGACAGAAGTTCACACTTTCCAAATCACATCTGATATCCTGtttcaaaaagaaataactCTTCTGGCATCCTCTTAACGGACTCAAATTTTACTGATATCTTGTCTCAAAAATATCTGCTACTCAATAATCATTGCAAGTTGCTTCTTTTCAGTCCAAAACTATTACAAATTCTTGGTTTTGCCTTTAAACTTTTTTATTCCTCTTTCAGCATCagaaaaaagatcatttcttcTCTATTATGCCATTCCATTGATGAGGGGATACCTGCAGTCAGATCACCTCTTCTTCTTGATGTTGCTGAGTGGTGGGGTGTTCAGGTTGCTTAAAAAGTCCATTTCACAAGATGAATTACAGGAAGCCCATGCTTATTTGAAACTTTTCCTTGCTCAAGCTCCAGTCTTTTACGGTAAGAAATTATGAACATCCTAGTGGTACtggatttgttttgatttttagaATGCATGTAATTAGTTTGTTAGAAACTAATGTCTTACAAACTCAAACTGTCCCCTTCAGGGCTAAAGTTCCAGACCTTTAATGTTCATCAACTGCTGCACCTGCCAGAAGCTGGGAGGGACTTGGGTCCATTGTGGTCAAACTCTTGCTTCCCATTTGAGGACTACAATGGTGACTTGCGTGATCTGTTCCATGGAACCAGAAATGTGGATGGCcaggtttgtttgtttctgaACCATATCCAGCTGAAAATTTAACAATTTGATCCATCCTGTCTGACAATGAATATGTACCCAAAATGTGTAATGAATCATTAATTTCAGATTGTTACAGTGGTATCAATAATTCAGAAGTTGCCAGAAATTGCCAGATCCATGGACACCTCTGCAGAAGTCAGGGCATTTTATGAACACCTTACAAGCAAGCGTTCTCATGCTAGGTAAACAGCTTTCGTCTGTGCTCTTTTTTAGTTCAAATCTATGACTAttagtatttttgttttgccctTCTTAGATGAAGTTTGTTACTTAACTACAATGCATAACCTTTTTCACATAGGGTATTAAAACTTTAGATACTTTATTTCAAATAGCACCAACagtcaacaataataataattattaattttttcaaagtgtATATGTAATGATAGTTTTGTAGgcatttagagattttagaatttACAATCATAATTTTGCCTTTATTTCAGATTGCCCAAAGAAAGCATTGCAGAAACAGCTCATGTGGTTGGTTCTTTGGAACGCGTATGGAAGAATTCAACTCTGCTGGATCAAGAGGAGCTTGCAGCAATGCCACAACATCATGCAAAAATGTGGGTGTTCCGGCGATGTATTGTAAATGGGATCCTGTTCCACAGCAAGAGTTACAAACGAGTGGTTTCAAGAAACGATTAAACTGTTGAGTGTTATCACCAGGATACTATTTACTACGGCTCAATACACACATATGTTAAAGTTGAAGAGAAGTGTTTGAATGCAATGTGCAATCGAATGAAAACTTGTAACTGTGCTTTAGCCTGTAAGTACTATGCAATTTTGGAAGTTCTGGACATAGATGATGAACAGCTTCCAGAGTGCAGAGGGAGAAAAGTAGTCGACCACATCATCAGGGTGAAAGCATCAAACAGGTGTGtgaaatactctttgttttttatgTTATCAAGAATGCCTGGATTTTGGCATTCAGTGTGTTCTACAAAATATCCCTGCTGAGGATTTTATAACtcataaatgcaaattgttACATTTGTCAACAAACTGCAGTTCCGCTGGAAACACCATATTGAATTCCTTTGACTTTGCAGATTTCTCGGGAAACAGGTTTCAGTTTTAATGACAgctaaaaatatttgaaaaagacAATCTCTCAACTTGTGCTGAAGGAATGCCAAATAAGCAGAGCAGgtcttcttttcctttagtCTGACTATATTTTTGTGTTCTTGTTTGCAGACTCcttgctgttcccattgtaaaCATCATGAGAAAATTTGTCAAAGTGGATGTTGCATCTGGATCTTATGTTTGCTCACTGCCAAATTCATTTGAGAAAGACTAACCAGATGAAGAAATACCAAATTGGCAcactttttttaataataattattattattttgtatatAGTAATTTTAGCTAATTAAAAGCTGTTTTATAGTGACAGCAAATACTTGCgaggtgttttctttttgtacCCATGAAAAGACATGAATAGTAGTATATGTAGCATTATGTAAAAGCTATATAAATTTTTGACTCCTGGTACCGGGAATTTACTTTGCTATTTAAAAGCTATTTTATATTGACACATAGCAAATGCATAGGGAGTCCTCACTTGCTGCATCTGTGGCATAGGGAATATATAGCAGTATGTAAAAGctatataattttttaatcttTGTACCGGGAATTTACCTTGCTATTTAAAAGCTATTTTATATTGACACATAGCAAATGCATAGGGACCCCTCACTTGCTGCATCTGTGACATAGGGAATATATAGCAGTATGTAAAAGCTATGTAATTTTTGACTCCTGGTGCTGAATTTACTTTGCTATTTAAAGGCTATATTTTATAGCGACACATAGAAAATACATATGGAGCCCTTACTTGCTGCATCTGTGACATAGGAAATATATAGCAGTATGTAAAAGCTAGGTATAAACATTTCATCTTTGTAGCGCTATGTTAAAGCTATGCTTCACAGTCACAGAGTAAAAAGTTATTGTGTATTTGCTATGTGTGTGAAACGTTCGTGGTGGCCTCCTCATAACATAGTCAATAAATagctattttaaaactatgagGAGGTCGTACATAGTGTGTATATAGCTATTTTAGAACTATGTGATTTTGAAATAGTTTTTGTGTAGTCTTGACATATGCTTTACATATCCTGAACTATGTAATGTAGCATGTTACATAGTTATCACATAGGGTGTCTGGAGCGATAAATAGCTTTAACATAGTCCAACATAGTAATAAAATACACCTAACATAGGATTTGCatatgtctggttctacaagggaaGTCATCCTGGGTCAAAAAAGTGCAAATTCCCCACCCCAGGGGAATTATTGTTGGTCAAAAGAGTGCAAATTCCCCACCCCATCTTTCTGCAAAAAAATGCATAGGTCAAAAAGAACGGCAGAACTACATGACAGAAAttggaaccaaaaggtcgagacagcagaaagcaaatcgttatctttaagaaagttatgacattttttaatttcgaagacatgtttcgatgttacaaacatcatcgtcagttacaaaatatttgaaaaaccgttaggacttatataacaactaggcgaaacttgcataattaaatatgattaagtgacaagaaatacatatttgagtgagttacagagtgttagaaagaatgtagagcctaaagcgtaagtgtcaggttgacgtgatgaacttgttggtttaaattaggctgttcccaatttatatgcatagcctccttgagtttaagttgaaatttagtaggggcggaatcaaggatttcgaaacagtccgcagagcaagattgacgacaacgttctgagcttagtaaatgtttgaagatgtgagaggacttgtctgaagagagatgttcacggacgcgtgtggaaaaatgacgaccagtttagccgatatagcaagcattacagcaagcacaagtaaatttataaagcacacgtgaacgaagttgATCATGTTTTGCCCTTTTTGGATGTCTTAATCGACAATACCCACCGTGGTTCTGTTGTCACTAGTACCTTCCGTAAGAAGACCTTTACGGGTCTGCTCACCAATTACCTCAGTTTCGCACCTCTGTCATACAAAATTGGTCTTATCAGGACATTAATTGACATGGTTTTTAAGATCAACAATACTTGGTTGGGCTtccacaaggacattgttaacttagttttcattttgcgcaagaatcttttccctgttcATCTCATCAATAAATGCCTCTATCGATACTTGAACACAGCCATCATCCGAAATGGCtccattcaaaataccacttcctagggtaaacaatacttttataagttaccttatttaggccgtttttctactatagctcaaagcaaaatacgttgccttgtaaatcgttattgtcatgatcttgacatcaaattagtgtttaccacatttaaattaagaaatcttttttcagtgaaggattctgtccccagagaacttcgttcacgtgtgatttataaatttacttgtgcttgctgtaatgcttgctatatcggcgaaactggtcgtcatttttccaaacgcgtccgtgaacatctctcttcagacaagtcctctcacatcttcaaacatttactaagctcagaacgttgtcgtcaatcttgctctgcggactgtttcgaaatccttgattccgcccctactaaatttcaacttaaactcaaggaggctatgcatataaattgggaacagcctaatttaaaccaacaagttcatcacgtcaacctgacacttacgctttaggctctacattctttctaacactctgtaactcactcaaatatgtatttcttgtcacttaatcatatttaattatgcaagtttcgcctagttgttatataagtcctaacggtttttcaaatattttgtaactgacgatgatgtttgtaacatcgaaacatatcttcgaaattaaaaaatgtcataactttcttaaagataatgACAGaaattatatatttgtaaaaggcAACAAAGCAATAACTTCAAAATGTAACATCTGTTTAATGGAAAGTGGTCATGTAGTTCCATAGTTCATCTGGAAAGTATGTTAAAATTTTGAGGACTGTCTCAACTAAGGCTACTAAACACGACAGTAAAACAGAGAAATTCTGGTACTGTAAAAGTCCATGCATAAACCGCACCCATAGATAAGCCACAACCAACAATTTGGAAGCTTgaattacaagaaaaaaaatgaacacaaaCTTTGAAGTTCCAATGAAGTTTTGTTAGTAAACGAGCAAAGGCAAACAACTACGGTTTCAAAACACTGACACGGTGGTTGTTATGAGCTTTCCATAGCGACATTTCACTTGCCATACCTTTATCTTGTGAGTttactttacaaaaaaaaaaaaaaaaggaagatgCTCTTTCAATgcgattatttttttcaagcaacTCCATGAAGTTGAATATTCAAAGGCGATTGAAATGATACAAGAGTAGAGGAGTCTGGCATTTACTGTCTATCTTGGTATTTTCTCACAGATGGCGAAAGATATGTGTCAAAGTGACCATAGCAAACAGCTTtgtggaggaatggagattgCCTGTAGATTGGTGTTCAGTTGTTCCAGTAAAGTGTGAACGCTTCAAGATggaaacggctcctttaggaccCACTGCTCATGAAAAAGGCAATGATCAACAACAACGTGCTTTCAGTTTGTCATGATGTTTATTCAGTGACATCTTTAGagatttttatgaatattaattgCACCTTAGAAAACTCCAACCTCAGGtgtttccgtagataagccccACCCCCGATTTTTGATTTGGCTTTGAGAAAAAAGATGCAGTTTATACGTGGACTCTTATGGTACCCTTTTCATGAAATGTTATGCTACTTTTGTTTATTTGAATTACCATCGTTATTTATCTCATGGTCATTACTTATAGTTAATCACTAAGACTACATTATTACAGCTACAAACTCGGTTCCTAAAACGTTTACACTTTtaaactaatatatagatttagccaagcctaaaagcagagctcccggcttgtttattcttactggctgtaagattagtgaaaataaaagt
Above is a window of Montipora capricornis isolate CH-2021 chromosome 6, ASM3666992v2, whole genome shotgun sequence DNA encoding:
- the LOC138051575 gene encoding uncharacterized protein; amino-acid sequence: MLLSGGVFRLLKKSISQDELQEAHAYLKLFLAQAPVFYGLKFQTFNVHQLLHLPEAGRDLGPLWSNSCFPFEDYNGDLRDLFHGTRNVDGQIVTVVSIIQKLPEIARSMDTSAEVRAFYEHLTSKRSHAR